The Aeromicrobium tamlense nucleotide sequence ATCACGGCGAGCGTCAGCAGCAGCGCGTCCACCGGGAAGATGTCGGAGTCGAGCACGCCGAGCGCGGACTGGACCACCGCCACGACGACCAGCGCGAGCAGCACCAGGGTGACGAGTCGGTACATCGTGAACCGACCGAGCTGGCGATCCAGGAACGTCATGTGAACACCTCTCCGGGCAGCTCACGGGCCACCAGCCGCCGATTCCGGTCCAAGGATGCCCACCAATGACCGGTCTCGGGAAGGGTCGGGCTGAAGAACGCCGCGGTGGCGAGACCGTCGGCCCAGCCGGCGTCGGGCCCGCCGGCCCACGCCGCCACGACGTCGCGCGTCGGACGGCCCGAGCGGGCGTCGAGGACGTGGTGCAGGTCGGCCGACCAGCGGCGCCGGTTGCTGGCCGAGCCGCAGATCCCCTCGCCGTCGGGGACCTCGACGACGGCGACGGCCAGCGTGGGGTCGTCGGGATCCTCGAGCGCGACGCGCAGGACGTCGCCCGAGCGGTTCACGAGGTCGCCGCTGGCGTCGACGACGCACGGCTGGTCGATCATCGCGGCGACCTCGCCGGCGAGCCAGCCCTTGCCGACCGCGCCGATGTCGAGGACCACCGGGCCGGGCACGCGCAGCACGCTGCCGCTCAGCTCGCAGTCCGCCCACGACGGCACGCGCACGGGGTCGCCGGAGGGGGTCAGGGTGTAGCCGGGGCCGTAGCCCAGCTGCTCGAGGGCGCCGCCGACGAGCGGGCTCACGGCACCGTCGGTCAGCGCGAAGAGACGGTCGTAGAGGGCCAGGATCGCGGGGGCGTCGGGCCCGAGGTCGACCTCACGCTCAGTGCGCAGCGCACTCACGGCGGAGTCGGCGCGGAACCGCGACCACGTCCGATCGAACGAGTCGATGCGGTCCGTGATCGCGGTTCGCAGCCCGGGGGCGATCGGGTCGGGGGTCCCGATCGACCACGCGGTTCCGATGGCGTCGAGACGCCAGTCGGAGCTCATGGGTCAGGCCTGGGCCTGGCTGATGATCTGGTCGATGGCGTCGTTGAAGCCGCCGCTGGTCAGGGAGGAGCCGGACACCTTGTCGACGTCGAGCTCGGTGATCTTGCGGCCCTCGACCTGGGCGTCGATGCCGCTCTCGAACTTCTTCTGGAACTGCTCGGAGTTGCCGCCCTCGGCCTGGCCGTCGGCGTCGAGCGAGGTGATCGTGCCGTCGGCCGCGAGCTCGACCTCGACCTCGATCTTCTGGGTCTGGCCGTCGGGGGTGGTGTAGCTGCCGGTGGCCTCGTACTCGCCGGCGGTGAAGGCGCCGGTGGCGCCGGAGTCGGAGGCGGCGGGCTCGGACGGCGCCGCGGACGTGGCGGAGGGGGTCTTGCTGGAGGACGCGTCGTTCTCGGCGGCGTCGCTGTCACCGCACGCGGCGAGCGTGAGGAGGGCGGTCGAGGCGGCGAGGGCGGCGTAGGCGCGGCGCTTCGTCGGGGTCATGAGGCTCCTGGGGTCGGGGCACGATGTGGTTTCTCGTTCAACCGTCGTGCCAACAACCTAGGCGAACGCCGCGTGAGAATCGACCTCGGGACCGCCTCCCGGACAGACGCACAGGAGGTTCTCAGGTGGGCGAGGCGGAGCTCAGTCGAGGCAGAACTCGTTGCCCTCGGGATCGCGCATCACGATGAAGCCCGACTCCATCGGCGGCGCCGGCTCGAACCGCCGCACGCGCTCGGCCCCGAGCGCGACGAGCCGCTCGCAGGCCTGCTCGAGCGCGGCCATCCGCTCGTCGCCCTCGAGACCCGGTGCGGCGCGGACGTCGAGGTGGACGCGGTTCTTGGCCACCTTGTCCTCGGGCACCTGCTGGAAGAAGACGCGCGGGCCCCTGCCCTGCGGGTCCTCGATCGCGGCCTTGGAGCGGCGCAGCGCTGGCGGCACGCCGACCCGCTCGAGGAAGTCGTCCCACGCCGCCCACGGGTCGTCGCCGGGGCCGAGCTGGGCGTCGGGCGGGCCCGGCACCTCGTAGCCGAGGACGGCCGCCCAGAAGTCGGCCAGGGCCGGTGGATCGTGCGCGTCGAACGTGACCTGGACGTCGAGGCTCATGGGATCGCTCCGTTCTCGTGGGGACCGCACCGCCATCATGCACCCGCCGACCGACGAGAATCGACGGGTGACGAGCGATCGCCTGTTCCACCTCGTGTCCGAGTCCGTGTGGCGCGAGGTCGGTGACGCGTACGCCCCGGCCTCGCTGGGGACCGAGGGCTTCGTGCACCTCTCCACCGCCGAGCAGGTCGCCGGGACCGCGGCGCTGTTCTTCGCCGGGGTCGAGGACCTCCTGGTGCTGCGGATCGAGGTACCGGCCGGCGACCCGCTGCTGCGCTGGGAGGCCGCCGAGGGACCGCGCGGCACCGAGGACTTCCCCCACTATCACGGGCCGATCCCGAGGTCCTGGGTCGTGCGCCGGTCCAGATGGCGGTCGGGTGCCGAGGCGTTGGGGCGCGAGTCTTAGGCTTGCCTCATGACTGTGGACAGGAAGGTGCGCGTCGCCGTCGTCGGCGCCGGCCCCGCTGGCGTGTACGCGGCCGACATCCTCACCAAGACCGAGGACCTCGACGTCACCGTCGACATCCTCGACCGCGACCCCACCCCGTTCGGCCTGATCCGCTACGGCGTCGCCCCCGATCACCCGCGGATCAAGGAGATCATCAAGGCGCTCAAGCGCGTGATGGCCAACGAGGACATCCGCTTCTTCGGCAACGTCAACTTCGGCACCGACATCAAGCTCGAGGACCTCAAGGGCTTCTACGACGCCGTCGTGTTCGCCACCGGCGCGCGCCGCGACCGCGAGCTGAACCTGCCGGGCATCGACCTCGACGGCTCGTACGGCGCGGCCGACTTCGTCTACTGGTACGACGGCCACCCCGACGCGCCCCGCGAGTGGGACTTCCAGCCCCACGCCAAGGAGGTCGCCGTCCTCGGCGTCGGCAACGTGGGCCTCGACGTCGCCCGCATCCTGGCCAAGACCGCCGACGAGCTGCTCGTCACCGAGATCCCCGACAACGTCTACGAGGGCCTCAAGAACAACGCCACCACCGACGTGCACGTGTTCGCGCGCCGCGGCCCGGCCCAGGTGAAGTTCACCCCGATGGAGCTGCGCGAGCTGTCGCACTCCCCCACGATCGACGTCATCGTGCACCCCGAGGGCTACGAGTTCGACCACGGCTCCATGGAGGCGCTCGCCGCCGCCAAGAGCCAGAAGCTCGTCGTCAAGGTGCTCGGCGACTACCTGGCCAAGGAGCCGTCGGGCGCGCCCCACCGGATCCACATCCACTTCTGCCAGAACCCCGTCGAGATCCTCGGCGAGGACGGGCGCGTGGTGGGCCTGCGCACCGAGATCACCGAGCTCGACGGCACCGGCAACGTCCGCGGCACCGGCGAGTTCAAGGACTGGCCCGTCCAGGCCGTCTACCGCGCGATCGGCTACTACTCCGACAACCTGCCGGGCCTGCCGTTCGACGCCAACGCGGGCGTCCTGCCCAACGACGGCGGCCACGTGCTCGACATCGACGGCTCGCCGATCGAGGGCGTCTACGCCACCGGCTGGATCAAGCGCGGCCCGGTCGGCCTGATCGGCCACACCAAGTCCGACGCGGCCCAGACGATCAAGATGCTCGTCGAGGACCTGCCGAGCCTGCCGGCCCCGGAGTTCGCCGAGCGCGAGGCCTTCGACCGTCACCTCGACAGCCGCGGCATCGAGTACACGACGTGGGAGGGCTGGGAGAAGCTGGACGCCCACGAGGAGAGCCTCGGCGCCTCCGACACCCACCCGCGCGAGCGCAAGAAGGTCGTCCCGCGCGACGAGATGGTCGGCATCGCCCGCGCCTGACTCCGCGCCTCCGGCGCGCCAGATGTGTAGCGGTATCCACCCTTTCTCGGTCGAATCGGCCGAAAAACGGTGGACACCGCTACACATCTCGCGTCCGGGACCGGACGGCCCGAGGCTGCCTAGACTCGAGCCATGAGCCGACTGCTGCTGATGCGCCACGGCAAGGCCGCGTTCCCGGACGGGGTCGAGGACTTCGAGCGGCCGCTCGCCGATCGCGGACGGCGCGAGGCCGCGCTCGCCGGTGACTGGATCCGCGAGCACGTGGGCTCGGTCGACGCCGTGATCTGCTCGACCGCCATCCGCACGCGCGAGACCCTCGCCGCCACGGGCCTCGAGGCGCCGACGACCTTCCTCGACTCGATCTACGAGGGCTGGACCGGGAGCCTGCTGGAGGCGGTCCAGTCGGTCGAGGCGTCGGCCGACACCGTGCTGCTCGTCGGCCACGCCCCGGGCACCCCCGGCCTGGCCGCCCGGCTCGCGAGCGAGGAGTCCGACCCCGCCGTCGTGAACGAGGTCCGCGCGGGCTTCCCGACCTCGGCCATCGCCGTCCTCGACGTCGCCCGCCCGTGGGCCCAGCTGGACGTCGGCACCGCCACGCTGCTCGAGGTCGTCATCCCGCGCTGACCGCGGCCTGCGCCGCCAGCGCGTCGGCCAGCATCGACCGGCCGAACCAGTCGGGCACGTCCCGGCGGACGTCGCGCGGCGCCTCGATCTCGACCTGCCGTGCGCGCATCGCCCGCTCCCACGAGACGTCGCCGCGCCACACGTGCGTGAGCGTGCGCAAGGTGGCGCGCACCGTGGCCGTCACCTCGAAGCCCGGGTCGTAGTCGCACGCGTCGACTTGGCCGCCCGCGACCACGAGCCACCACCGGCGCGCCCGCTGCAGGTCGGTGAACTCCACCGCCACGCACGTGCGTCCCGGCGGCCACGACGCGGTCGGCACGGTGCGCCGCACGTCCCACATCAGCAGGTGCGGGTCGAGGTCCTCGTCGCCGAAGTCCTCGATCCAGCGCAGTCCCCAGACGCCCAGGCTCATCACGGCGGTGTGCAGGTCGCGACCGCACTCGGTCAGCCGGTAGTGGCCGTCCTCGTGGTCGACGATCCCGTGCCGCTCGAGAGCCTGG carries:
- a CDS encoding FAD:protein FMN transferase, which translates into the protein MSSDWRLDAIGTAWSIGTPDPIAPGLRTAITDRIDSFDRTWSRFRADSAVSALRTEREVDLGPDAPAILALYDRLFALTDGAVSPLVGGALEQLGYGPGYTLTPSGDPVRVPSWADCELSGSVLRVPGPVVLDIGAVGKGWLAGEVAAMIDQPCVVDASGDLVNRSGDVLRVALEDPDDPTLAVAVVEVPDGEGICGSASNRRRWSADLHHVLDARSGRPTRDVVAAWAGGPDAGWADGLATAAFFSPTLPETGHWWASLDRNRRLVARELPGEVFT
- a CDS encoding SixA phosphatase family protein, which translates into the protein MSRLLLMRHGKAAFPDGVEDFERPLADRGRREAALAGDWIREHVGSVDAVICSTAIRTRETLAATGLEAPTTFLDSIYEGWTGSLLEAVQSVEASADTVLLVGHAPGTPGLAARLASEESDPAVVNEVRAGFPTSAIAVLDVARPWAQLDVGTATLLEVVIPR
- a CDS encoding FMN-binding protein, whose protein sequence is MTPTKRRAYAALAASTALLTLAACGDSDAAENDASSSKTPSATSAAPSEPAASDSGATGAFTAGEYEATGSYTTPDGQTQKIEVEVELAADGTITSLDADGQAEGGNSEQFQKKFESGIDAQVEGRKITELDVDKVSGSSLTSGGFNDAIDQIISQAQA
- a CDS encoding FAD-dependent oxidoreductase: MTVDRKVRVAVVGAGPAGVYAADILTKTEDLDVTVDILDRDPTPFGLIRYGVAPDHPRIKEIIKALKRVMANEDIRFFGNVNFGTDIKLEDLKGFYDAVVFATGARRDRELNLPGIDLDGSYGAADFVYWYDGHPDAPREWDFQPHAKEVAVLGVGNVGLDVARILAKTADELLVTEIPDNVYEGLKNNATTDVHVFARRGPAQVKFTPMELRELSHSPTIDVIVHPEGYEFDHGSMEALAAAKSQKLVVKVLGDYLAKEPSGAPHRIHIHFCQNPVEILGEDGRVVGLRTEITELDGTGNVRGTGEFKDWPVQAVYRAIGYYSDNLPGLPFDANAGVLPNDGGHVLDIDGSPIEGVYATGWIKRGPVGLIGHTKSDAAQTIKMLVEDLPSLPAPEFAEREAFDRHLDSRGIEYTTWEGWEKLDAHEESLGASDTHPRERKKVVPRDEMVGIARA
- a CDS encoding winged helix-turn-helix transcriptional regulator yields the protein MATSYGQFCPLAKAMEILDERWTVLIVRELLLGSTRFNELRRGVPRMSPALLSKRLQALERHGIVDHEDGHYRLTECGRDLHTAVMSLGVWGLRWIEDFGDEDLDPHLLMWDVRRTVPTASWPPGRTCVAVEFTDLQRARRWWLVVAGGQVDACDYDPGFEVTATVRATLRTLTHVWRGDVSWERAMRARQVEIEAPRDVRRDVPDWFGRSMLADALAAQAAVSAG
- a CDS encoding DUF952 domain-containing protein; protein product: MTSDRLFHLVSESVWREVGDAYAPASLGTEGFVHLSTAEQVAGTAALFFAGVEDLLVLRIEVPAGDPLLRWEAAEGPRGTEDFPHYHGPIPRSWVVRRSRWRSGAEALGRES
- a CDS encoding VOC family protein → MSLDVQVTFDAHDPPALADFWAAVLGYEVPGPPDAQLGPGDDPWAAWDDFLERVGVPPALRRSKAAIEDPQGRGPRVFFQQVPEDKVAKNRVHLDVRAAPGLEGDERMAALEQACERLVALGAERVRRFEPAPPMESGFIVMRDPEGNEFCLD